Genomic DNA from Penaeus monodon isolate SGIC_2016 chromosome 15, NSTDA_Pmon_1, whole genome shotgun sequence:
NNNNNNNNNNNNNNNNNNNNNNNNNNNNNNNNNNNNNNNNNNNNNNNNNNNNNNNNNNNNNNNNNNNNNNNNNNNNNNNNNNNNNNNNNNNNNNNNNNNNNNNNNNNNNNNNNNNNNNNNNNNNNNNNNNNNNNNNNNNNNNNNNNNNNNNNNNNNNNNNNNNNNNNNNNNNNNNNNNNNNNNNNNNNNNNNNNNNNNNNNNNNNNNNNNNNNNNNNNNNNNNNNNNNNNNNNNNNNNNNNNNNNNNNNNNNNNNNNNNNNNNNNNNNNNNNNGCTctggtaaaaggaaaaaagaatatggTTGTGTATTTGTTCACTTATCTATTGTGCACATTGGGAACATTCTTTAGTATAGTCACCTGCTTTCCTTCAGTTTTAGTATCAGTATAATGGATGTTAATAGCATTGATGTGTTCGTTTTCCTCTTAATTCCTATTGAAGTGAGAGGACATGCAGAGAAAAACATgtcctgtgtttattttttgtaggtgaagaaatgagaaagattgGGTGTTACAATATGCAAGTAGAGTTTGCATGTGCAAGCCCATGTCCGCATAGCACAGACAGGATTTTACATTCTTTATCAGTGTACGTGTTAACAGGAAGCACTTTTTGTATTGTCACTTGGGCGTCTGTTTAATTTGTTCTCTGGCTGGTTTCCTGCAAANNNNNNNNNNNNNNNNNNNNNNNNNNNNNNNNNNNNNNNNNNNNNNNNNNNNNNNNTAGGAAGTTgaattttccatcatttgattaAGTTGCAAATTGCATGTGTGTTGATATTGCAGAACCACCAGCTAGAAGACCCGGCACCAACATCACTAATCAGGTCAATTCACGCAGCACGTCAGTTAACAAAGTCCTCGGGCACTAGTGTATCAAAGCCATCCGTTGGGGGCAATAAAACAGGTGGAGATACAGGTAGCAAAGGTTGGTTTTTGTTGATGCTTTTGCTGCTGCCTCTAGGAGTCtgcctttctttatttcagtgcttggtaatattattttcatcattcctgCCCCACTGTTTTCAAGGTCATTCAAGTTTATGTAGAATTAACCAAATAGCTCAAAAAGAACTAAAGAGTCAACTCTTTAATTGGACCTATCTGTACTGTTTCCTTCTTCTTTGGTTTCCATTAAGATTTTGTGGACAACCAGATTCACAAAAAGCTACAGTGAACAGGACATGACAGGAAGCATGTGCCTAGATTAGTCTCATAATAAGCATCTGCAGTACAAGCGGGACATTTGCTCTTATTGCTAACTTACAGATTTATTAAGCCTTTTGACTTACTCTTAACTCCAAATCATGGAACTAATAAGGCCCGTTGCACAGTTTTCTGCAGGGCAAGAGCATGCATTTGGCTATTTACAgggcttttattttcattcacttttaAGCCTGCCTGCTTGGAGCAAAGTGTAGAATTTAAGGTTTGGCTAATGACTAGATGAAGTGGTATGTTgtttatgaatggaaaaaaaagagaattttctgttatctatttttaatagCGTGAGACCTCTCATGACTTACTCTTATATAAAGCCTTCATCAACCTAGGCAAGAGCAAAAGACCGCCATGGGACCTCAAAGGCCGCCTGCAGGACATGGAAGCCCTGGTGAAGAACTCGGCAGAGGAACGCGAGAACTTGATGCAGAAGTTCATGGACTATGACATGCGCATTGAGAGCCTGGAGCTGGAGAAGAGGAGCCTCAACCAGAACCTGGAGAAGACGCAGAGTGTATCGCAGGCCACGCAGGATGAGGTTGATCGACTGGCTTCCAATCTGAGGTCAGTCCTTGGCTCTGTCTCAGGTGTTTAGGTTTTGTGGAGGATGTTAAAGGTTTATGCTGCTGGTTGTTAAGCCNNNNNNNNNNNNNNNNNNNNNNNNNNNNNNNNNNNNNGTAGAATTAGATATCAGATTCTTTATCCTTATGGTAATTTTATGTAGGCAAGTAATGTTTCATAGCCTTTTAGAGATATGAGAAAAGTAAAGATAATGTACTTTTCTCATAGAAATGAACAAGATGGGAGAAGTGCTGACAAGAGGAAATATGAAAGTACAATTCAGGACTTAGAATTCAATAAAGCCACACTTGAACGTCAGATCAAAACGCTCGAGTCAGAACTGTCTGCCAGACAAGATGAGCTGGCAGGACTAAAGGTACGAGATTCATATTTACTTTCCCNNNNNNNNNNNNNNNNNNNNNNNNNNNNNNNNNNACTATTACATGCAATGTTTTGATTCTTTGGaaaatttatttcataaaaaaaagttacatagcAATACAAAAAGTTCAAACTTGTCCTTGCTTTTCAGTCAACTGTTTCTCATCTAACAAGTGCACATGCTGGCATTGAAGCTCAGCTGTCGTCAACAAAGATAATGCTTGCCGACCGAAGCAAACGAGTGTCGGAGCTTGAGTCTCAGGTAGCGACGCAGAAAGACACCATCGAAGACATGGAGAAAAAGCTGCGCGAAGGAGAAAATGTCCAGACGGAAGCTTCACAACACTGTCCTTGAATTGAAGGTTTGTTAAGAATGTGTCGTTGAAAGTGTACCTTGACTTGTAGTTCGTAGGTTTTTATGAAGGCATGATAGAATTTGAAATTAGTGTACATTTTGTTGTCTTAATATATCTTGTGATTTTTTCAGGAGAAACCATTGTTGTTTAAAAAGGTTATATACTCAATGCTTTATTACCACTGAAGAAGTAATGTACTAAATAGATCACGGCTATTTTGAAATATGTTTGGTAGAATGTTTAGAGGTGTCTGAAggtatttcaatatttattttcatctccaAGCAAAGACTTTTATCTCATCTACATGTAATGATACATCTTACATATTTCCTATTCTGTGACTATATAGCAACAGCATTTGATTCTGACAGGGTAATATTCGTGTCTTCTGCCGAGTGAGACCACTGCTTGGGGAAGAGATCAAGGGGAATGGAGACAGTGATGTTATTCATCACATCAGCTTTGTTGATGAGAAGACTCTTGAACTGTGCAAGGGTGGAGGTATGTACAGCTTTTATTGAACCATTCCTTGAATCATTTCCTATTTTCATGCAATTTCATGTGAATAAAGACACCTTGAGGTTTTAGAAATAATTATTTGGTAACATTGGATGGAAATAACCCTAGTAAGAGTTCTTCAACAACACCTTTAAATAAAATGCTTCTACTTTCCAGATCCCAACAGCAGCACGATGTCAGGCCTcaaagggcgaggaggaggagccaTCGAGTTCTCTTATGACCGAGTCTTCAACCCAACCAGCACTCAGGCTGAAGTGTTTGAGGAGATATCACAGCTGGCCCAGTCAGCCCTGGATGGCTACAACGTCTGTGTCTTTGCCTATGGACAGACCGGTTCTGGAAAGACCTTTACGATGGAGGGAATGCACGGGGACGAGACACTGGAGGGGATGATCCCGCGCACCGTCAAGCACATTTTCAGGACCTTGAAGGATCTCGAAGACAAGGTTTGGAAGTTGCTCTTGCAGTTTCTAACCTTCTCCCTCTACCGCTGCTGCTATCTCTTCTTGTGATGAAATCATCATCNNNNNNNNNNNNNNNNNNNNNNNNNNNNNNNNNNNNNNNNNNNNNNNNNNNNNNNNNNNNNNNNNNNNNNNNNNNNNNNNNNNNNNNNNNNNNNNNNNNNNNNNNNNNNNNNNNNNNNNNNNNNNNNNNNNNNNNNNNNNNNNNNNNNNNNNNNNNNNNNNNNNNNNNNNNNNNNNNNNNNNNNNNNNNNNNNNNNNNNNNNNNNNNNNNNNNNNNNNNNNNNNNNNNNNNNNNNNNNNNNNNNNNNNNNNNNNNNNNNNNNNNNNNNNNNNNNNNNNNNNNNNNNNNNNNNNNNNNNNNNNNNNNNNNNNNNNNNNNNNNNNNNNNNNNNNNNNNNNNNNNNNNNNNNNNNNNNNNNNNNNNNNNNNNNNNNNNNNNNNNNNNNNNNNNNNNNNNNNNNNNNNNNNNNNNNNNNNNNNNNNNNNNNNNNNNNNNNNNNNNNNNNNNNNNNNNNNNNNNNNNNNNNNNNNNNNNNNNNNNNNNNNNNNNNNNNNNNNNNNNNNNNNNNNNNNNNNNNNNNNNNNNNNNNNNNNNNNNNNNNNNNNNNNNNNNNNNNNNNNNNNNNNNNNNNNNNNNNNNNNNNNNNNNNNNNNNNNNNNNNNNNNNNNNNNNNNNNNNNNNNNNNNNNNNNNNNNNNNNNNNNNNNNNNNNNNNNNNNNNNNNNNNNNNNNNNNNNNNNNNNNNNNNNNNNNNNNNNNNNNNNNNNNNNNNNNNNNNNNNNNNNNNNNNNNNNNNNTGTCCCCCTCCAGATGTGTTGGGAATGTAACCTTGAATTATTTCCATTGTCGTTTGATCAAGTACAGCAATTTGAAAAGTGGTTGTCTTGAATGATCTGACCTTCACCTTCTCTTGGTTGAGAGTGATTGGGATGAGATGGGTATTCAGATGTCTTATTAAAGCTGAAAGATTTTATGCATTTTGTAGGGATTTAAATGAAGAATAGATGTATAAGGAAGaaatgtatgaatgtttgtgtgtgttagaaaatAGAGATTGTAGTAGGGAAAGAAATGGATAGCAATGTCTTGTTAAGAATGGCTTTGCCTCATCATTTTAGAACGTCATGGATGTATTATATTGCGTCGTCTGTAGATCACTTTACCTGACAGATACTCAATTTCTTTTTACTTACAGGGCTGGACCTACAAGGTAGAGGCAAGCTTTTTGGAAATCTACAATGAAACCATAAGAGATCTTCTGGCCACTCCCAAGGAAGCCAAGAATCTTACCTATGAAGTGAAGCTAGTTGACAGCAAGAAAAATGATACATTTGTGACCAATCTGAAGGTAAGGGCtcttgcatgatttttttttatcatgatatggCTAGAAGAAATAGGTGCACTCTAGATATTGCATTGATATCAAATTATATGGGATATTTCATGGTGAGGCCATCTCTTTATATTGTGTAATTGGTGAATAACTAAATTGTTTTGACCCACAACTGACCTACAAATAGCTAATTGTATCTTGTATGTTGTGTAATTCAGTATGCAGTATATATGAAGTCTATTTGTGTATCAGTTACCATTATACTGATCTTTAACAGAATTTAATACCCATTCAATTCCTGGAGTGTTGACTGTGTTCACATAAGTTCAGAACCATTGGCCTTGTTTGTAAAACAGATCCTGATCAAGTAGTCTTATTCATTCAACTTTAAAACCTCTGCCTTTATTTATGCAACTCAATTTATTCCAGTTGTATGATAAAGTGCTTGGCATATGGTTGAGCAGTGtagttttttcccatttgtttagTTGTTGTAGCTTTATAAATCCTTATTAGTAACCGCTTTTGTCAATGAGTATCTAGCATTCATGGCTTTATTTTTTTGCAGGTGGTTGAAGTGGAGAATGAGGGTCGTGTTCACCACCTTTTGACTCTGGCACAGCAGCAGAGAGCTGTAGCTGCCACAAACATGAATGAGAGATCTTCGCGTTCTCACTCGGTCTTCCGGCTTAAACTTACAGGACACAATAGTAAAACACTGGAGTCTTGTGAAGGTAAGTGATATCTGGGAAACTGAAGAATAAGGATTATTGATCATTTTAACTGGGCCATCTCATAGGAGTAAATAATGTTTGGctggttgtttattttttgaaGCCTTTTATCTCTGTACTTTCTTATTATAGAcaccttttgtttattaaaaaagtataacAGTATCAAGCTGCTAACTTTGTATATGGTATACATGAAGTAAAAGTTCTGGAATTCATTTTGTGTTTGAGATGCTAAATAATGTACTTGGCATATCAGGCAGTCAAGATTTACCAGTACCAACCTAATGTCAGAATGTTATTTTCTTGGATTGCTTTGCATCTGATATGTTGCAATAATATTTCACAGGTAACTTGAATCTGGTTGACCTTGCTGGATCAGAGAGACTGAAGGAGTCAGGCTCAGAAGGAGCAAGACTTACTGAAACACAGAACATCAACAAATCTCTGTCCAATCTTGGCAATGTCATTATGGCTCTGGGTCAGAAGGTAAGTAATTTCAACTTGAATTGGGGAAAGGCAATGGAAtgtgggaagaaaaagaagaagaaaaatataggcACTCAGTCTTGTGGAATGATGAGGAGAGCTACTGCTTGATGACCTTTTGCCCAGCTCGTGCAGTCTTTTGGGGGGTTGATTATCTATTATCGCAGTCATAGAAATTGttagatattattatagttatcacattaaaaatatttaaaagtaactAGATATGTATATCTTGGAGAGGGTAATGGATGGGGGACTGCATCCTCTGTCACCTCTGCACCAAACATTAAAAACTATTGTTCNNNNNNNNNNNNNNNNNNNNNNNNNNNNNNNNNNNNNNNNNNNNNNNNNNNNNNNNNNNNNNNNNNNNNNNNNNNTAGTCTTTAAAATTAACCCACCATTTACTCTTAAAAAAATACAAGACCATTAAAAAAAGTATCGCCTGCAGAGAGGAATTAATGTGTGAATGTAATAGAAGTATANNNNNNNNNNNNNNNNNNNNNNNNNNNNNNNNNNNNNNNNNNNNNNNNNNNGAAGTATTAATACACCCATGTTACTGCAATGAATATTCGTCATATATTCTAAAAAACTTTTTCCACTTGCAGCAAAATCACATTCCCTACCGCAATTCCAAACTGACGCACCTCCTGCAAAACTCTCTTGGGGGCAACTCCAAGACACTCATGTTTGTCAACGTGTCCCCCTTGGAAATGTGCTTCAGCGAGACCTTGAACTCTCTCCGCTTCGCAACCAAGGTCAACCAGTGCCACATTGGAACGGCAACGAAGCAAATCAGGAAATAAGTCCATGCGTGTTGAAGATTGTGTGTATGGGTTATCACTGTTGTTAGTTCTCTTAATTATGAACACTGTGAATTTGTGAGAAAGGTAATTTGGTTTCTTTAAGAGAAAGGTCTTAAATCttcattaattttacttttttttttaactacatgTGTAGTGTTTCTCCACTGTTTATGGTAAATGCTTCTATACATACTTTGTTTAAGCTTAGTAGGTATGGTAGCATTGCAACCATTTGCAATGAAACTGATGTTAGCTTTCACTGGATGAAGAAATTCAGTGTTTCTGTAGATTTAACAGATAGATTGTGAATgcttactatttatattttttcaaggaGCCAAAAAACCTTTTAGATAATTCAATAACAACTTTCTGCCAAGGGTTATGGGagcattttatttatacttttagaTTAAAGTAGAGAGTTTAACAGTATATTTCATCAAAGAAGAAATTAGTATAGAATGATTTGAAGGTGTATATAGCTTGTATTTTATCGTGTCTTCTTCAATACTCTATTTCATGATTTGTAAAGAGTGGCAGTACGTGTGAATGTTCGTGTGTTCGTGAGTGACTGATTTATAGCTCTCCCATAGTAAGATGAGGAGAAAGTANNNNNNNNNNNNNNNNNNNNNNNNNNNNNNNNAAAATTTGTGGATGACAGATGATGATAACCTTAGACATGCATCTGTTTTACTGTCCTATTTTGAtgcttaatttttctctcttctttattcagaGGTAGGATTAATTTTTATCAtagaatagtaatagaaatactaATCACAGAAATGATCTCTTTATATCTGCTTTTAAGGAACAAACATGACTGCTTCATCTTGCTGATCACAAaggaaagtgtatatatgtataattgttaaaattaatGTTGCCTAGAGCAAATATGTTCTAAACCAAATAACTTTTTAATTTTGGCCATTTTCTGAAATATATAGAGGTCAAGTTGTcatttttgtacaaaattttcCTTGCTTCCTGTTCTGTCTCTTTTTGACACTGATTGTAGACAAAGAAATTTATACTGATTTTTTCAACCTGTAAAGATGTGTCTAAATCACACATGAATATAATAAAGGATTGAACTGTATCATCAGCTTgagttgatttttgttttatcatccaGGAGGCttatataaacaaaatcttaACTGGTTTCTTAGTTTATTGGCATGAAAAAGCACACACTTTGATACAAGATCAAAATAATGAGGGGATTCAATGAATCCAGTCCATCCTGCAGCTACCAAGGTCCAAATCTTTTCATAATCTTATACAACAATGGACCTTAATAGCAAGGAAGAAATGTTAAATACCTAGTACTTTTCTTCAATACAGAGAACGTCACCTGAAAATCTTATAACCTGAAGGCAAAGACTGTAAACATAGACTTAACAGCCATATTTAATCTAGCAAAACAAATGATGTGACGGGGATGAATGATGTTGAAGCCAGTGGAGCGCATCAGGCACAGGCATTCACCCCAGTCGCAGGCAATGCAAGTACCTGACACAGCAACCCAGGCTTGTACTCTCGCATACCTCGTCACCTATAGAGTTGCAGCTCTGCTCTCCCATCACACAGGGTTAGTGGAACGTTGACGAAAGTCAGGGCCAGGTTCAACATGTCCAAAGAGAAAGTCTTGGCCCGTATAGAGGCTCCTTTGATGNNNNNNNNNNNNNNNNNNNNNNNNNNNNNNNNNNNNNNNNNNNNNNNNNNNNNNNNNNNNNNNNNNNNNNNNNNNNNNGAGGGGggtattttctaaaatatttcattaactttttttttttttactttttgcatgCATATTGTTTAATAAGCTGTGGATTCCTGAAGGCTAAAAATGTGTTCATGGACATGTTGAACAAGGCTCGCGGCCAGAATCCCTCAGACACCGCCCGAGAGACGGCAAAAGGGCTTGAGCGGTCAAGATCTGTAAGCTGATTTGGATATTACAGTGTGAAGAAAGAATCGCGATGACTGATTGCTGAAcgttttttgctttctctcgGGTGCCGTCTGAGAGCCCGGCCGCTGAATCGCTCCGTGGAAGCTTTGGATAGAAGGCACAGGTTTAATGGCTGAAATGGCTGAATGGGATGCGCTTAAGATANNNNNNNNNNNNNNNNNNNNNNNNNNNNNNNNNNNNNNNNNNNNNNNNNNNNNNNNNNNNNNGAGTGGCAAATCCTGGCATATTATTAAAGTGGGATTTGAAGT
This window encodes:
- the LOC119582077 gene encoding LOW QUALITY PROTEIN: carboxy-terminal kinesin 2-like (The sequence of the model RefSeq protein was modified relative to this genomic sequence to represent the inferred CDS: deleted 2 bases in 2 codons), which codes for MSKLPTPSSRIKLPQPSRLRTPGSAMKRQASGGELPGSPEKKTRLSASSVGSTDSEDSVPDMPPPARRGLTRQPTAPAGKLRRSVSMASLPVSGLRERNGSKTNLARSKIGASTLNLTGRASNITPSTANRTASKPPARRPGTNITNQVNSRSTSVTKSSGTSVSKPSVGGNKTGGDTGSKGKSKRPPWDLKGRLQDMEALVKNSAEERENLMQKFMDYDMRIESLELEKRSLNQNLEKTQSVSQATQDEVDRLASNLRNEQDGRSADKRKYESTIQDLEFNKATLERQIKTLESELSARQDELAGLKSTVSHLTSAHAGIEAQLSSTKIMLADRSKRVSELESQVATQKDTIEDMEKKLREGENVRRKLHNTVLELKGNIRVFCRVRPLLGEEIKGNGDSDVIHHISFVDEKTLELCKGGDPNSSTMSGLKGRGGGAIEFSYDRVFNPTSTQAEVFEEISQLAQSALDGYNVCVFAYGQTGSGKTFTMEGMHGDETLEGMIPRTVKHIFRTLKDLEDKGWTYKVEASFLEIYNETIRDLLATPKEAKNLTYEVKLVDSKKNDTFVTNLKVVEVENEGRVHHLLTLAQQQRAVAATNMNERSSRSHSVFRLKLTGHNSKTLESCEGNLNLVDLAGSERLKESGSEGARLTETQNINKSLSNLGNVIMALGQKQNHIPYRNSKLTHLLQNSLGGNSKTLMFVNVSPLEMCFSETLNSLRFATKVNQCHIGTATKQIRK